The Pyrus communis chromosome 9, drPyrComm1.1, whole genome shotgun sequence genome has a segment encoding these proteins:
- the LOC137744372 gene encoding indole-3-acetic acid-induced protein ARG7, whose product MGSKESIPSSSCCENCCQWALWPSMQEENSIPKDVPKGHLVIYVGQNHKRFVIKITVLNHPLFKALLDQAREEYDYNADSKLYIPCDESLFLDVVRCASSPDDHRRIPLCL is encoded by the coding sequence ATGGGGAGTAAAGAGAGCATACCTTCTTCCTCATGCTGTGAAAACTGCTGCCAATGGGCTCTCTGGCCTTCCATGCAAGAAGAAAACTCAATCCCCAAAGATGTCCCAAAGGGTCACTTAGTAATCTATGTTGGTCAAAACCACAAGAGGTTTGTGATCAAAATCACCGTGCTTAACCACCCTCTGTTCAAGGCATTGCTCGATCAAGCTCGAGAAGAATACGATTACAATGCTGATTCGAAGCTCTACATCCCGTGCGACGAGAGCCTCTTCCTCGACGTTGTTCGCTGCGCTAGCTCGCCGGATGACCATCGAAGGATTCCTCTGTGTCTTTGA